Proteins from a genomic interval of Salinivibrio kushneri:
- a CDS encoding prolyl oligopeptidase family serine peptidase, which produces MKLLNALLVGLLFVSPLSHSDDETDTLSSFSWLQDVTQQQDKIRAYLERQNQHAQQSLMASQSLRDELLNEWQRTPQTGSKPWLARDGREFLQTRVNGERVLRMRKAVSEQEAVREKASTLLNIEARAAEHAYYHLGSWSLSPNGQWLAIAEDIHGEEDYRIVLINRQSGQTDIIATEADASVIWSPDNQQLYYVGKEAKTARPYQLFRHEIGTTGGDSLVYEEVDPAWLLSVYRASHTDTAIVQVNNESSTEQRLLRLNNGSLSAPLKARQPDVEYYLDKTDDTLWMLSNHQGAKQLYRAAVGTPNDWHVVYAAESGAELNTFYLFEDGIVLTQQHEGEQWFVLLNADGERVVKQLLAAQGQVAWFARGGDYASNQLFIRSMSLVQPPRWEALDLKSGTRREVSADYYPDFDASRYHSERLYVGPHRIPVTLAYRKDALTPSSPVVLYGYGAYGFTMKPYFMSQTVSLMDRGVIYAIAHVRGGGYYGATWHQAGSGMNKKHGIQDFIDVAKAMGRYQDGQRAVAAVGSSAGGTLVAAALNQAPAAFAAASLNVPFVDVLGSMSDPELPLTAQQYQEWGNPAKSDQREVMQGYDPLRNIQPKPYPPMLVRVGWDDQRVPFWEGAQYLSHLAETSTRSGPYLLLTDFSRGHQADARHGLTQQATDYAFLLHQLKRVN; this is translated from the coding sequence GCCATTGAGCCATAGCGATGATGAAACGGATACGTTGTCGTCATTTTCTTGGCTGCAAGATGTGACGCAACAACAGGATAAAATTCGGGCATATCTGGAGCGCCAAAATCAGCATGCGCAGCAGTCGCTGATGGCGAGTCAATCGCTTCGCGATGAGCTTTTGAATGAGTGGCAGCGCACACCGCAAACCGGTTCCAAACCTTGGTTAGCGCGGGATGGTCGTGAATTTTTGCAAACACGGGTTAATGGTGAGCGCGTGCTGCGTATGCGCAAAGCCGTCAGCGAACAAGAAGCAGTTCGCGAAAAAGCATCGACGTTGCTCAACATTGAGGCGCGAGCCGCTGAGCATGCGTATTATCATCTGGGGAGTTGGTCGTTAAGTCCCAATGGACAATGGCTCGCCATTGCCGAGGATATTCACGGTGAGGAAGACTACCGCATCGTGCTGATCAACCGCCAGTCTGGGCAAACCGATATTATTGCCACCGAGGCAGACGCGTCTGTCATCTGGTCGCCGGATAATCAGCAGCTCTACTATGTCGGCAAAGAGGCGAAAACCGCGCGTCCCTACCAGTTGTTCCGCCATGAAATAGGTACCACCGGTGGCGATAGCTTGGTGTATGAAGAAGTCGATCCAGCTTGGTTGTTGTCGGTATACCGTGCTAGCCATACAGATACGGCCATTGTGCAAGTCAACAATGAATCGTCGACCGAACAACGTCTGCTCCGTCTGAATAATGGCAGCCTGTCTGCACCGCTCAAAGCGCGTCAACCGGATGTCGAATACTACCTCGATAAGACGGATGATACGTTATGGATGCTGAGCAACCACCAAGGAGCTAAACAGCTTTATCGCGCTGCCGTTGGGACGCCGAATGATTGGCACGTGGTTTATGCTGCCGAGTCGGGCGCTGAATTAAACACGTTTTACCTTTTCGAAGATGGCATTGTCCTCACCCAACAGCACGAGGGTGAGCAGTGGTTTGTCTTACTCAATGCGGACGGTGAGCGCGTGGTTAAGCAGCTTTTGGCGGCACAAGGGCAGGTCGCTTGGTTTGCGCGCGGAGGGGACTATGCCAGCAATCAGTTGTTTATTCGCAGCATGTCGCTCGTACAGCCACCACGATGGGAAGCGCTGGATCTTAAATCCGGCACGCGTCGTGAAGTCAGTGCCGATTATTACCCCGACTTTGATGCATCTCGTTATCACTCTGAACGCCTGTACGTCGGACCGCATCGTATTCCTGTCACGTTGGCGTATCGTAAAGATGCGCTGACCCCGTCATCGCCAGTCGTGCTGTATGGCTATGGCGCGTATGGCTTTACCATGAAGCCGTATTTTATGTCGCAAACCGTCTCGCTAATGGACCGAGGCGTCATCTATGCAATTGCACATGTGCGTGGCGGCGGCTATTACGGTGCAACATGGCACCAAGCCGGCAGCGGAATGAATAAAAAGCATGGCATCCAAGATTTTATTGATGTCGCCAAAGCGATGGGCCGTTATCAAGATGGACAGCGCGCAGTCGCGGCTGTGGGATCCAGCGCTGGCGGTACCTTGGTTGCCGCGGCACTTAACCAAGCGCCCGCCGCGTTTGCAGCCGCTAGTCTTAATGTTCCGTTTGTCGATGTGCTTGGCAGTATGTCTGACCCAGAATTGCCGTTAACGGCACAGCAATACCAAGAATGGGGCAACCCCGCGAAAAGCGATCAGCGCGAGGTCATGCAAGGTTATGATCCTTTGCGCAACATCCAGCCAAAACCTTATCCCCCTATGCTGGTGCGCGTCGGCTGGGACGACCAGCGTGTGCCGTTTTGGGAAGGGGCGCAATACCTTTCGCATTTAGCCGAAACGAGTACTCGATCGGGCCCTTATTTGTTGTTGACGGATTTTTCCCGTGGCCACCAAGCCGATGCGCGTCATGGGCTGACGCAACAAGCGACCGACTATGCCTTTCTCTTACACCAACTGAAGCGTGTGAACTAA
- a CDS encoding ABC-F family ATPase has protein sequence MISIANITMQFGAEPLFENISAKFGNGNRYGLIGANGCGKSTLMKIMSGALNPTAGNVSITPGQTLGELSQDQFAYEQYSVIDTVMMGDRKLWEIKQERERIYSLPEMSEEDGMAVAELESQFAEMDGYTAESRAGDILLQAGIAEELHFGLMSQVAPGWKLRVLLAQALFANPDILLLDEPTNNLDIHTINWLAGELQQRQCTMIIISHDRHFLNATCTHMADIDFGELRVYPGNYDDFVAASSLAREQLLASNAKKEAELSELQDFVNRFGANASKAKQASSRAKRMEKIQLDEVKASSRVHPYIQFTESKKLHRQAVELREVGHAFDDTPLFRGGHFLLEAGSRLAIIGENGVGKSTLLRCLVGELAQSEGTIKWSENASIGYCAQDNSAEFDNDLTVFEWMSQWRTAKHDDLMVRGILGRLLFSADDVNKKAKSCSGGEKNRLMFGKLMMQDINVIVMDEPTNHMDMEAIESLNKGLEQFPGTLIFVSHDREFVSSLATDIIEIKDQQLIHFNGSYDEYLAHLEKVRAVA, from the coding sequence TTGATTTCAATCGCCAATATCACCATGCAGTTTGGTGCCGAGCCGCTATTCGAAAACATCTCTGCCAAATTTGGTAACGGTAACCGCTACGGGTTAATCGGTGCTAATGGTTGTGGCAAATCGACCTTGATGAAGATTATGAGCGGCGCCCTCAACCCGACTGCAGGCAATGTGTCCATCACCCCAGGACAAACCTTGGGCGAGCTTAGCCAAGACCAATTTGCCTATGAGCAGTATTCAGTGATTGATACGGTGATGATGGGTGACCGCAAACTGTGGGAAATCAAACAAGAGCGTGAGCGCATTTATTCTCTGCCGGAAATGAGCGAAGAGGACGGCATGGCCGTGGCAGAGCTAGAAAGCCAGTTCGCCGAAATGGACGGTTACACCGCCGAAAGCCGTGCCGGCGATATTCTGCTACAAGCGGGCATTGCCGAGGAACTCCACTTTGGCTTGATGTCGCAAGTCGCGCCGGGCTGGAAATTACGAGTGCTACTTGCTCAAGCCCTGTTCGCCAATCCTGACATTTTGCTGCTGGACGAGCCAACCAACAACTTGGATATTCATACCATCAATTGGTTGGCCGGTGAGCTGCAACAGCGCCAGTGCACCATGATTATTATTTCCCACGATCGCCACTTCTTGAACGCCACCTGCACCCATATGGCGGATATTGATTTTGGTGAGCTTCGTGTTTATCCCGGTAACTATGATGATTTCGTCGCTGCATCTAGCTTGGCACGTGAACAATTGCTCGCCAGCAACGCTAAAAAAGAAGCTGAACTTAGTGAGCTGCAAGACTTTGTGAACCGTTTTGGTGCCAACGCCTCTAAGGCCAAACAAGCCAGCTCACGCGCCAAACGCATGGAAAAGATCCAGCTTGATGAAGTCAAAGCCTCCAGTCGCGTGCACCCTTACATCCAATTCACTGAAAGCAAAAAGCTCCATCGCCAAGCGGTTGAATTGCGTGAGGTGGGCCATGCATTTGACGATACGCCCCTATTCCGCGGTGGCCATTTCTTACTCGAAGCCGGCTCGCGCCTCGCGATTATTGGCGAAAATGGTGTCGGTAAATCGACGTTACTGCGCTGTTTGGTCGGTGAACTTGCGCAAAGCGAAGGCACAATCAAATGGTCAGAAAACGCATCCATTGGTTACTGTGCGCAAGATAACAGTGCCGAGTTTGATAACGATCTCACCGTGTTTGAGTGGATGTCGCAATGGCGCACCGCTAAGCATGATGATTTGATGGTTCGTGGCATTTTGGGTCGCTTGTTGTTCTCAGCCGATGATGTGAACAAAAAAGCCAAAAGCTGCTCAGGGGGCGAGAAAAACCGCCTGATGTTCGGCAAGCTGATGATGCAAGATATCAATGTGATTGTGATGGATGAACCCACCAACCACATGGATATGGAAGCCATCGAGTCACTCAACAAAGGCTTGGAGCAATTCCCCGGTACTTTGATTTTTGTCAGCCACGACCGTGAGTTTGTTTCCTCACTGGCGACCGACATTATTGAGATAAAAGATCAGCAATTGATCCACTTTAACGGCAGCTACGATGAGTACCTCGCCCACTTAGAAAAAGTGCGGGCCGTAGCTTAA
- a CDS encoding Lcl C-terminal domain-containing protein, with amino-acid sequence MNKLIIAASIFASATAWAGQECSIDLTKTAPNVRYSFEDNGTVTDTFTGLTWMRCPLGKTWQAEQQACRGEGTGMYWQAALNEVQAINQSQAHPLHQFAGHTQWRMPNIKELASLAEHACMKPALNPKAFAAGFPYSTSEEGYGSGDVRAYVWSNSHVQADNTILMFDVRNAEIFAYGPTQLEGSVLLVTDQ; translated from the coding sequence ATGAACAAGCTGATCATTGCCGCCAGTATCTTCGCATCTGCAACCGCATGGGCGGGCCAAGAATGCTCGATTGATTTAACCAAAACGGCACCGAATGTCCGTTACAGCTTTGAGGATAATGGCACGGTAACGGACACCTTTACCGGATTAACTTGGATGCGTTGCCCTCTGGGTAAAACCTGGCAAGCCGAACAGCAGGCGTGTCGTGGCGAGGGCACAGGAATGTATTGGCAAGCCGCACTCAATGAAGTGCAAGCGATCAATCAAAGCCAGGCGCACCCACTGCATCAATTTGCCGGTCACACGCAGTGGCGCATGCCCAATATCAAAGAGCTAGCGTCCTTGGCTGAACATGCCTGTATGAAACCCGCGCTTAATCCAAAGGCATTTGCCGCCGGATTCCCATACTCTACGTCAGAAGAAGGCTATGGCAGTGGTGATGTGCGCGCTTACGTGTGGAGCAATAGCCATGTGCAAGCGGATAATACGATTTTGATGTTTGACGTGCGTAACGCTGAGATCTTTGCTTACGGGCCGACGCAGCTTGAGGGCAGCGTACTGCTAGTGACAGACCAGTAA
- a CDS encoding GGDEF domain-containing protein: MNDVLEQVKTLINDDTKTIKQLRYQVGQCEQLIAALETENQRLVDQLGHLVQKLNADDMTGLANRYHLETSFNTLLSQPQCHQLALVFIDMNKLKTVNDQYGHLVGDQAICHLATLLANNTHEGIAARFGGDEFAVLLPNTTHAAATDWAQSLVMQLAHSPILIDQRPHYLSFSFGVSDMRADNSPQLTSSKTALDQLIRQADTRMLSRKA; the protein is encoded by the coding sequence ATGAACGATGTGCTAGAACAAGTCAAAACGCTGATAAACGATGACACCAAAACCATTAAACAACTGCGTTATCAGGTGGGTCAGTGTGAGCAATTGATTGCCGCATTAGAAACGGAAAACCAACGCTTGGTCGATCAGTTGGGGCATTTGGTACAAAAGCTCAATGCCGATGACATGACAGGCCTTGCCAATCGGTATCATCTCGAAACCAGCTTCAATACACTGCTAAGTCAACCTCAATGCCACCAGTTGGCACTGGTGTTTATCGATATGAATAAGTTGAAGACGGTGAATGATCAATACGGCCACCTGGTGGGCGACCAGGCGATTTGTCACCTGGCTACACTGCTCGCCAACAATACGCACGAGGGGATCGCGGCGCGCTTTGGCGGGGATGAATTTGCGGTGTTATTGCCCAACACCACACACGCGGCTGCCACTGATTGGGCCCAGTCACTGGTAATGCAACTGGCTCATTCACCAATCCTGATTGATCAACGCCCGCATTATTTAAGCTTTAGTTTCGGTGTGAGCGACATGCGCGCGGATAATTCCCCTCAGTTAACCAGCAGCAAAACCGCGTTGGATCAGTTAATTCGTCAAGCCGATACACGTATGCTCAGTCGCAAGGCCTAA
- a CDS encoding proprotein convertase P-domain-containing protein, which translates to MKSAISLVALVLASANVMAGEWDYPAGNYQASDATQAQQYLREHYPSVGELSLRYQTSSLLGRQYNFDIYRGGEYQPQRTLVLHTDKHGLVTRVYKSLTDTMIRQGEAVKEAAIEIPRRLIADAPPALSDGELVTRTVNVVDPDLRSMDKQPAPETLWTTLADYPHAPRFVMRDVSLLDVGGTLYLNNPRVQAVDAIAFEDKNPESGQWQKSDSVSFLNPDGVTQFASHASLTALPFDSQDFAQMMAFYHLDKSLQYVSSLGYSLFDGPVRFDARAFSSNNSSYYAGPNALMFGVSGSPDTLDADVVVHELAHGIHYHILPDWAYGHTGALGEGFADYWAGSASYRTLYQQGDDFEIDTVFNWDGYFGFKQGTRSLWNQKARYFESSEYRAHENVGGELGDELWSTPLFQTLKQAVALYGEPAFKEIDTLVLESMFGLGRGMKMHDLAESMLYVAKTYYPSRDYAALLKANFEKHGLLKAPFRFETSQRYVADTAAIHTRLTPQGRTASVRGDIQVEGGAPTSINQSLDQAQSFSISLPPAAQCGQPLTLEAQIDYQFNDTLQTHQWQDSLTVIKGLPQLTQSRQTLNATLPDASVASNGAQNNGFKSFNFIINDDANAIRADLGVYVHINHASPSDLRVVLVSPAGSRVTLHANTAHQSDDLVRYWTSQHDDLLQAFDGDPLAGSWRLEVTDYAQGSSGELVAWQVGRVTGFDCQDTDLSTKDALDTASSGGGALSWPLLLVGLLWGGWRARKGES; encoded by the coding sequence ATGAAATCAGCGATCAGTCTTGTGGCGTTGGTACTTGCCAGTGCCAATGTCATGGCAGGGGAATGGGATTACCCTGCGGGCAATTATCAAGCAAGTGATGCCACTCAAGCACAGCAGTATTTGCGCGAGCACTATCCGTCAGTGGGGGAGTTGTCGTTACGCTACCAAACCAGCAGTTTGCTTGGTCGTCAATACAACTTTGATATTTATCGCGGTGGCGAGTATCAGCCGCAGCGTACGTTGGTGCTACATACCGACAAACACGGTTTGGTGACTCGGGTGTATAAAAGTCTAACCGACACCATGATCCGACAGGGTGAGGCAGTGAAAGAGGCGGCGATTGAGATCCCGCGTCGCCTGATCGCGGATGCGCCGCCAGCGCTATCAGACGGAGAATTAGTGACGCGCACCGTCAATGTGGTTGATCCGGATCTGCGTAGTATGGATAAACAGCCCGCCCCCGAAACGCTCTGGACAACGCTGGCGGATTATCCCCACGCGCCACGCTTTGTTATGCGTGATGTCTCTTTATTGGATGTGGGCGGTACGCTCTACCTGAATAATCCCAGAGTCCAAGCCGTTGATGCTATCGCCTTTGAAGACAAAAACCCTGAGTCTGGACAATGGCAGAAAAGTGACAGTGTCTCGTTTTTAAATCCGGATGGTGTCACACAGTTTGCGAGCCATGCTTCGCTCACAGCGTTGCCTTTTGACAGTCAAGATTTTGCACAAATGATGGCGTTTTATCATTTGGATAAGTCACTGCAATATGTGTCTTCGTTAGGGTACTCATTATTTGACGGCCCAGTACGCTTTGATGCGCGCGCCTTCAGCTCGAACAACTCGTCTTACTATGCGGGTCCTAACGCCCTGATGTTTGGGGTATCTGGCTCGCCTGATACGCTCGATGCCGATGTGGTGGTTCATGAGTTGGCCCATGGGATTCACTACCATATTTTGCCCGACTGGGCGTACGGCCATACGGGCGCTTTGGGTGAGGGATTTGCTGATTATTGGGCGGGCTCTGCCAGCTATCGCACCTTGTATCAACAAGGTGATGACTTCGAGATTGATACCGTCTTTAACTGGGATGGTTATTTCGGTTTTAAGCAAGGCACGCGCAGTTTGTGGAATCAAAAAGCGCGCTATTTTGAGAGCAGTGAATACCGTGCGCATGAAAACGTCGGTGGTGAATTAGGGGATGAGCTTTGGTCGACGCCTTTGTTCCAAACCCTCAAGCAAGCCGTCGCGCTGTATGGTGAACCCGCTTTTAAAGAGATAGATACCTTGGTGCTGGAGTCGATGTTTGGGCTAGGCCGGGGCATGAAAATGCACGATCTGGCAGAAAGCATGCTCTATGTGGCTAAAACCTATTATCCATCACGCGACTATGCAGCCTTGTTGAAAGCGAACTTTGAAAAACACGGTTTGCTCAAAGCACCGTTTCGCTTTGAAACGAGCCAGCGTTATGTTGCCGATACGGCGGCGATCCACACACGCTTAACACCACAAGGGCGCACAGCCTCAGTGCGTGGTGATATTCAAGTGGAGGGTGGAGCGCCCACGTCCATTAATCAATCACTCGATCAGGCTCAGTCGTTTTCTATCTCTCTACCGCCTGCGGCGCAATGCGGTCAGCCACTAACTCTTGAGGCGCAAATTGACTATCAATTTAATGACACGCTGCAAACCCATCAATGGCAAGACAGTTTGACGGTGATTAAAGGCTTGCCTCAACTCACCCAATCGCGCCAAACCCTGAATGCGACCTTGCCAGATGCATCGGTGGCCAGTAATGGCGCTCAAAACAATGGTTTCAAGAGTTTTAACTTCATTATTAATGATGACGCGAATGCCATTCGTGCCGATCTTGGCGTGTATGTCCATATCAACCATGCCAGCCCATCAGATTTACGCGTTGTTCTTGTCTCCCCCGCAGGCTCACGGGTCACGTTACATGCCAATACCGCCCATCAGAGCGATGACTTGGTGCGATATTGGACCAGCCAGCACGACGATCTTTTGCAAGCCTTTGATGGCGACCCCCTAGCGGGGAGTTGGCGTCTTGAAGTGACGGACTATGCCCAGGGCAGCAGTGGTGAGCTGGTGGCATGGCAAGTGGGACGCGTGACGGGATTCGATTGCCAAGATACCGACCTTAGCACCAAGGATGCGCTCGACACCGCTAGCTCGGGAGGCGGCGCGTTGTCATGGCCACTGCTTCTGGTGGGCTTGCTTTGGGGCGGCTGGCGAGCACGAAAGGGCGAGTCCTGA
- a CDS encoding TonB-dependent hemoglobin/transferrin/lactoferrin family receptor, with amino-acid sequence MKLSSVSVAVLTALATGIVHANSANTEENTSGDATNRHVETVVVTANKFAELPSDTAGSVAIYRGEDIQKKGATELYDALTNEPGVSVTGGAGRPQNITIRGMSGNRILIVEDGVPVADGFGAADLNDKAGRNSFDIASAKQIQVVKGASSTSHGSGALGGAVIVTSLSADDLLRNKDWYADAQVTYSELSDKGRVGSRLALRHGDTSALLDVSYWEGEETRNYQQDLYNRTLDGGSASLRLDHYVSDRWKLSARAKLYREEALRREGTASIQPEGKWDIKTFDQAEQIETTQFWLGSEYHAQQPWLETLNTKLYYRNTDFTQNTNRLMTRWNMGINEQRRVLDDRRFQDQSIGWSVDANAEQISGDVVHTLVYGGVLETAYHERPVTKTTLDWNGETVSDTQPFAPARSYALGVYAQDAMSIGQWRVMLGLRADAYRLSADDPQAIGMASVADNNSAALSPSASVAYHWTPAFNTYLSYKHGYRAPEYDKSYGYSNHASVPVTPFVVLPNPSLDAETSDSFELGAKYDDGKLRLYTAAYYNRFSQFIDIADQGFNAETGLFEKRYENLDGVKTYGVEASAAYALTDQWQAKSQIGWISGKDDNDEYVRNLAPLEGSLSLHFDNQSFNGYTRLNWADQMTRTPMCYTELGTRTECAQTSGWASVDLGLGYQFSSHASINLNVYNVLDREYIRYQDVAGISESQTRFSTEPGRYFTLNARYAF; translated from the coding sequence ATGAAATTGTCTTCTGTCTCTGTGGCAGTGCTGACGGCACTGGCTACTGGCATCGTGCACGCCAATTCTGCCAACACCGAGGAGAACACCTCTGGTGACGCGACCAATCGCCACGTCGAGACGGTGGTCGTTACGGCCAATAAATTTGCTGAATTGCCGTCAGATACAGCGGGCTCGGTAGCCATTTATCGTGGCGAAGATATCCAAAAAAAAGGCGCCACCGAGCTCTATGATGCACTCACAAACGAACCGGGTGTCAGTGTGACAGGCGGAGCGGGTCGCCCTCAAAACATCACTATTCGCGGCATGTCCGGTAACCGTATCTTGATTGTGGAAGATGGCGTCCCCGTCGCGGATGGGTTCGGTGCCGCTGATTTGAATGATAAAGCAGGGCGTAATTCCTTTGATATCGCAAGCGCCAAGCAAATCCAAGTGGTGAAGGGCGCTAGCTCAACCAGTCATGGATCAGGCGCATTGGGCGGTGCCGTGATCGTGACATCGCTGTCCGCGGACGATCTCCTCCGCAACAAGGATTGGTACGCCGACGCGCAAGTTACCTATAGCGAGCTCAGTGATAAAGGCCGAGTCGGCAGCCGTCTCGCGCTCCGTCATGGTGATACCAGTGCATTGCTCGATGTGAGCTATTGGGAAGGGGAAGAAACCCGTAATTACCAGCAAGATTTGTATAACCGCACTTTGGATGGTGGCAGTGCGTCGTTGCGTCTGGATCATTATGTTTCCGATCGCTGGAAGCTAAGTGCCCGAGCCAAGCTCTACCGTGAAGAGGCATTGCGACGAGAAGGAACAGCATCGATTCAACCTGAAGGTAAGTGGGATATCAAAACGTTTGATCAAGCCGAACAAATCGAAACCACGCAATTTTGGCTTGGCAGTGAATATCACGCCCAGCAGCCTTGGTTAGAAACTCTCAATACCAAGCTCTATTACCGAAATACCGATTTTACCCAGAACACGAACCGCTTGATGACTCGCTGGAACATGGGGATCAATGAGCAACGTCGGGTGCTGGATGATCGCCGTTTTCAAGATCAGTCAATCGGTTGGTCGGTAGATGCCAACGCTGAGCAAATCAGCGGAGACGTGGTGCATACGCTGGTTTACGGTGGTGTGTTAGAAACGGCTTACCATGAACGCCCTGTGACGAAAACGACTCTCGATTGGAACGGCGAAACGGTGAGTGATACGCAACCGTTCGCGCCAGCACGGAGTTATGCGTTAGGTGTTTATGCGCAAGATGCAATGAGTATCGGGCAGTGGCGTGTAATGCTGGGTCTACGTGCTGATGCGTACCGATTAAGCGCAGACGATCCCCAAGCCATTGGCATGGCGAGTGTGGCGGACAATAACAGTGCAGCGTTATCGCCCAGTGCTTCGGTGGCTTATCACTGGACGCCCGCGTTCAATACCTACCTCAGTTATAAGCATGGTTATCGAGCGCCTGAATACGACAAAAGCTATGGCTACTCTAATCACGCCTCTGTGCCGGTGACGCCATTTGTGGTGCTGCCCAATCCGTCGCTTGACGCGGAAACCAGCGATAGTTTTGAGCTCGGGGCCAAATATGATGACGGCAAGCTCCGCTTATATACCGCGGCATATTACAACCGGTTTAGCCAGTTTATTGATATTGCCGATCAGGGTTTTAATGCGGAAACCGGCCTGTTTGAGAAACGCTATGAAAACCTTGATGGTGTAAAAACGTATGGCGTTGAGGCATCAGCGGCCTATGCATTGACCGATCAATGGCAAGCGAAAAGTCAGATCGGCTGGATCTCCGGCAAAGACGACAATGACGAGTACGTTCGCAATTTAGCCCCCCTCGAAGGCAGTCTGTCGCTTCACTTCGATAACCAATCGTTTAACGGTTATACCCGTTTGAACTGGGCAGATCAGATGACCCGCACGCCCATGTGTTACACCGAGTTAGGCACCCGCACTGAGTGTGCTCAGACGTCTGGCTGGGCGAGCGTTGACCTTGGTTTGGGCTATCAGTTCTCGTCTCATGCTTCTATCAATCTCAATGTCTATAACGTGTTAGACCGCGAATACATTCGTTATCAAGACGTTGCCGGTATTTCTGAGTCACAAACCCGTTTTTCGACCGAGCCCGGTCGTTACTTCACCCTCAATGCACGTTATGCGTTTTAA
- a CDS encoding Lcl domain-containing protein: protein MMKFNYSLLASALLLAGCNGSGSETSASDSIAPTYSVSGTISATNATGNETVCADLNGDFACNANEPTTQAEQGAFTLTSADKAILSSPIVAQIDTGVTTLSSQRMDAQADAPRQANAFLVAPGVRKTTGNEINVISTLVASNMAAGDAYQDAVANLREQLEAMGVTTQADLLTNGADNRFVQLENNVLSLISGMTPTRANRMLGLLSGELARYSDVLLKGVPSEAELNAILVELDERTQMRPVNDTGIVSYYSDSGNVTTAPVDYPGQDADYGFDATEGGFSFTKLDGKGQPLPDSATTWDCVQDNRSGLVWESKHTDPQSPRYVDRLFAYQVPGQFEPFDKDIEATGCKDAEGICTTAQYQAYLNQQQICGIDQWRLPTFIELYSLIDFGETQTDSDGRVYGLDTGYFPHQSSASEYDAGLLWSSTSFLTEYSAFTTPGARYIQLPQTRGSDRGTTVSLEIYSDQVDSDYTSWQLPIRLVAQGEK, encoded by the coding sequence ATGATGAAATTTAACTACTCTCTACTCGCCAGTGCATTGCTACTGGCAGGCTGTAATGGTTCTGGATCAGAAACGAGTGCAAGCGACTCGATCGCGCCGACCTACAGCGTCTCTGGTACCATTAGCGCCACCAATGCCACCGGTAATGAAACCGTGTGTGCTGATTTAAATGGTGACTTTGCCTGTAACGCCAACGAACCCACCACACAAGCGGAGCAGGGGGCATTTACCCTCACCAGCGCCGATAAAGCGATCTTGTCCTCACCGATTGTCGCGCAAATCGACACCGGCGTGACCACGTTATCGTCGCAACGTATGGATGCGCAGGCTGACGCGCCTCGCCAAGCGAATGCATTCCTTGTTGCCCCCGGCGTGCGTAAGACTACCGGCAATGAGATCAATGTGATCAGCACATTGGTCGCTAGCAACATGGCGGCAGGGGATGCCTATCAAGATGCGGTTGCGAATTTACGTGAGCAATTGGAGGCGATGGGCGTCACGACGCAAGCGGACTTGCTTACCAACGGGGCGGATAACCGCTTTGTACAGCTTGAAAATAACGTTTTGTCGCTAATATCGGGTATGACGCCCACGCGGGCGAATCGCATGCTGGGGCTACTAAGCGGTGAACTGGCGCGTTATTCGGATGTCTTGCTAAAAGGTGTCCCGAGCGAGGCTGAGCTGAACGCGATTTTGGTTGAGTTGGATGAACGGACTCAAATGCGCCCTGTGAACGATACCGGCATTGTTAGCTATTATTCCGACAGCGGGAATGTTACCACCGCGCCTGTCGATTACCCCGGTCAAGATGCTGACTATGGGTTTGATGCAACGGAAGGTGGGTTTAGCTTCACCAAACTGGATGGCAAGGGTCAGCCTTTGCCCGATAGCGCTACCACGTGGGATTGTGTGCAAGATAATCGCAGCGGACTGGTATGGGAGAGCAAACACACGGATCCTCAATCCCCCCGATATGTTGATCGCCTTTTTGCCTATCAAGTGCCCGGGCAGTTCGAACCGTTTGACAAAGACATTGAGGCGACAGGCTGCAAAGACGCTGAGGGTATTTGCACCACGGCCCAATACCAAGCGTACCTAAATCAGCAACAGATCTGTGGGATTGATCAATGGCGCTTGCCCACCTTTATTGAGCTGTACAGTCTTATCGATTTTGGTGAGACACAAACCGACAGCGATGGACGTGTTTATGGGCTCGATACCGGGTATTTCCCTCATCAATCCTCCGCCAGTGAATATGATGCTGGCTTGCTGTGGTCTTCCACCTCTTTCTTAACCGAATATTCCGCATTTACAACACCGGGCGCGCGCTATATCCAGCTGCCGCAAACACGAGGCAGTGATCGTGGCACGACGGTATCGCTAGAGATCTATAGCGATCAGGTCGATTCTGATTACACCTCATGGCAACTGCCTATTCGTCTTGTCGCCCAAGGAGAAAAATAA